The DNA window GGAACGACGCGCCGTCGATCGGCTCTTCCATCACGACGCCGGCCGCGGCACAGACCGTCGGGAAAATGTCCATCGTCAAGGCGAACGCATCGCAGCGGGAACCGGCTTGAATGTGATCCGGCCAGACGGCGATAAACGGCACTCGCAGGCCGCCTTCGTACATGCTCTGTTTGCCGTCCCGCCAGGGTCCGTTATTGGCGCCGACCTCGACCTGACCGCCGTTGTCCGAGGTGAAAATGACGAGCGTGTTCTGCTCCAGCCCCTGTTCCTTCAGGCAGGCCAGCACCTTGCCGATGCCGTCGTCCATATGTTCGATCAGCGCGACCAGTTTGGCCCGGCGGTCGGTTATTTCCGGCTCGCGGGCCTTCACTTTCGCCAGCCAGTCGGCAGGCGGCTGGATCGGCGTATGCGGGGCGTTGTACGCCAGGTACAGAAAGAACGGCTCGGGCTGCTGGGCCCGTTCCTTCAGGTAATCGCAGGCCCAGGTGGTGAACAGGTCGGTGGCGTGGCCTTCGGGATCGATCTCGGTCGTCCCTTCACGCATGTAGTTGATGTCGTGCCGGCGATGATGGTAGTAGTCGTCCATCATGTCGCCCAGGAAGCCGTGGAAATGATCAAAGCCGCGATCGGTCGGCCGGTTGGGAAAGTCCAAACCCAGATGCCATTTCCCCACCAGGGCCGTGTGGTAGCCGGCATCCTGCAGCCGGTCCGGCAAGGTGGGAACGAACGGACGGAAGAAGCCCCAGCTGTCCTCGGGCTGGGTGCGGATCACCCCCGGCACGCCGACCATTTCCGGGTACTGGCCCGTCATGAGCGACGCCCTCGTTGGCGAACAGACACAGCAGTTGGCGTAGAA is part of the Lignipirellula cremea genome and encodes:
- a CDS encoding sulfatase, whose product is MLASLRPCCPVLQVRLLSPQAALLLLALAGGMLAGAARPATAADNAQGDTAKPPNVIVILADDLGFGDLSCYGATDLESPALDGLLARGMRFDNFYANCCVCSPTRASLMTGQYPEMVGVPGVIRTQPEDSWGFFRPFVPTLPDRLQDAGYHTALVGKWHLGLDFPNRPTDRGFDHFHGFLGDMMDDYYHHRRHDINYMREGTTEIDPEGHATDLFTTWACDYLKERAQQPEPFFLYLAYNAPHTPIQPPADWLAKVKAREPEITDRRAKLVALIEHMDDGIGKVLACLKEQGLEQNTLVIFTSDNGGQVEVGANNGPWRDGKQSMYEGGLRVPFIAVWPDHIQAGSRCDAFALTMDIFPTVCAAAGVVMEEPIDGASFLPQLQGDKAELPERDLYFHRREGNLRYNGLVINAVRRGDWKLLQNSPFAPQQLYNLADDPAEETDLARDQPARFRELSAALRRQLQRGGAIPWQPSTQNE